One genomic region from Streptomyces sp. NBC_00457 encodes:
- a CDS encoding sensor histidine kinase, whose amino-acid sequence MKLSTRLALTVGGGVPVLIVACGWLLLSLITGDLRQQQDAQLQARATVVAKNTKNYLDAARTGQPVLEEVRRQRLIKSTSGMGVRLTEPTGTLRAGPQLPPAELPYSAPKPLKVTVQGRDWLVLSLPVAIDRERDRPNLWLFAPDRVEEELALVRQRVYAGAALALPVAGAAAWAIATRAVLPLRRLQRRTSGLDPRTSSARLEHRPTRIAEVDDLALTLQTVLSRYDEQVARTGEALATARSFAAAASHELRSPLTSMRANLDVLAGPFELDPAERAEVLAELVAEQERLVGLLTMLRTLAQGDLVEAEAFAPLDLGELVHSCVAGLRRAHPETEVSVRAASGLIVHGWVEGLRSAVDNLLTNARVHGRVGERAATIAVALRLSDRPGERIAVLTVDDDGPGVPPERREKIFTRFWHGPDSPGSGLGLTLVAQQVALHQGEVSISDRPDGQRGTRFEVRLPLTSVREFEHTLPLLRRDWLSGAAEASGINPARG is encoded by the coding sequence GTGAAGCTCTCCACCCGGCTCGCGCTCACCGTCGGCGGCGGCGTACCCGTGCTGATCGTGGCCTGCGGATGGCTCCTGCTGAGCCTGATCACCGGTGACCTTCGCCAGCAGCAGGACGCCCAACTGCAGGCCCGTGCCACCGTCGTGGCCAAGAACACCAAGAACTACCTGGACGCGGCCCGGACCGGCCAGCCGGTCCTCGAGGAGGTCCGCCGACAGCGGCTCATCAAGTCCACCAGCGGCATGGGCGTACGGCTCACCGAACCCACGGGCACACTTCGAGCCGGTCCCCAACTTCCGCCCGCGGAGCTGCCGTACAGCGCGCCGAAACCGCTGAAGGTGACCGTCCAAGGCCGGGACTGGCTGGTCCTGTCGCTGCCCGTCGCGATCGACCGGGAGCGGGACCGGCCCAACCTCTGGCTGTTCGCACCGGACAGGGTCGAGGAGGAGCTGGCGCTGGTGCGCCAACGCGTGTACGCCGGGGCCGCGCTGGCCCTGCCGGTGGCGGGAGCGGCGGCCTGGGCCATCGCGACCCGGGCGGTGTTGCCGCTGCGCCGGCTGCAACGGCGTACCAGCGGACTCGACCCGCGCACCAGCTCCGCCCGGCTGGAGCACCGCCCCACCCGCATCGCCGAGGTCGACGACCTCGCGCTCACCTTGCAAACCGTGCTCAGCCGCTACGACGAGCAGGTGGCACGTACTGGGGAGGCGTTGGCCACGGCCCGGTCGTTCGCGGCGGCGGCCTCCCACGAGCTGCGTTCGCCACTGACGAGCATGCGCGCCAACCTGGATGTCCTGGCAGGGCCGTTCGAGCTCGACCCGGCGGAACGGGCGGAGGTGCTGGCCGAGTTGGTGGCCGAGCAGGAGAGGCTGGTCGGTCTGCTCACGATGCTGCGGACTCTGGCGCAGGGCGATCTGGTCGAGGCGGAGGCGTTCGCGCCGCTGGACCTGGGGGAGTTGGTGCACTCCTGCGTCGCCGGACTGCGCCGCGCCCACCCCGAGACCGAGGTGTCCGTGCGGGCGGCGTCGGGACTGATCGTGCATGGCTGGGTGGAGGGCCTGCGCTCGGCGGTGGACAACCTGCTGACCAACGCCCGCGTGCACGGCAGGGTCGGCGAACGTGCCGCCACCATCGCGGTGGCCCTGCGGCTGTCCGACCGGCCGGGCGAGCGGATCGCGGTACTCACCGTGGACGACGACGGTCCCGGCGTCCCGCCCGAACGGCGGGAGAAGATCTTCACCCGGTTCTGGCACGGTCCGGACAGCCCCGGCTCCGGGCTGGGCCTCACCCTTGTCGCCCAGCAGGTCGCCCTCCACCAGGGGGAGGTCTCGATCTCGGACCGCCCGGACGGGCAGCGCGGCACACGCTTCGAAGTGCGGCTGCCGCTGACCAGTGTGCGGGAGTTCGAGCACACACTGCCGTTGCTGCGCCGCGACTGGCTGAGCGGTGCGGCGGAGGCGTCCGGAATAAATCCCGCCCGAGGCTGA
- a CDS encoding AraC family transcriptional regulator — protein MNGTTAVAHTMWRALHVWKRTLGKGVHTLPVPPSTGIGLSVHVSGILAVHGGRGDTRETILLPEDVCVTPAEPNRPLVVSPRGNRPAVIASLAIPEAMVRRLLGEEFRMEERQSPHPCPAVTSDPVLAEMVKAVVAAGELGADDVYADSAARFILAHLRNPWSRAAAPKEPAGGLTPQQLETVTSYMRANFALPITLDDLAALVSFSRFHFLRCFKNATGATPYRYLTELRIASARTHLENGTETIAAIGQRCGFSGSEHFSRSFRRVMGCTPSQYRAMRSESPAARRSPA, from the coding sequence TTGAACGGAACCACCGCGGTGGCCCACACGATGTGGCGTGCGCTGCACGTGTGGAAGCGGACGCTAGGCAAGGGCGTGCACACGCTTCCGGTGCCGCCGTCGACGGGAATCGGACTGAGTGTGCACGTCAGCGGTATCCTCGCCGTCCACGGGGGCCGCGGGGACACGCGGGAGACGATCCTGCTGCCGGAGGACGTCTGCGTCACCCCCGCGGAACCGAACCGGCCGCTGGTCGTGTCCCCGAGAGGGAACAGGCCCGCCGTGATCGCGTCCCTGGCAATTCCCGAGGCCATGGTGCGCCGGCTCCTCGGAGAGGAATTCCGGATGGAGGAGCGCCAGTCCCCGCACCCCTGTCCGGCGGTCACTTCCGACCCGGTGCTCGCCGAAATGGTGAAGGCGGTGGTGGCCGCCGGCGAACTCGGTGCCGACGACGTGTACGCGGACTCGGCGGCGCGTTTCATCCTCGCCCACCTTCGTAATCCGTGGTCGCGCGCCGCAGCCCCGAAGGAGCCGGCGGGCGGTCTCACCCCGCAGCAACTGGAGACCGTCACCTCGTACATGAGAGCCAACTTCGCGCTCCCCATCACGCTGGACGATCTCGCCGCCCTGGTCTCCTTCAGCCGCTTCCACTTCCTGCGCTGCTTCAAGAACGCCACGGGTGCCACGCCCTACCGGTATCTCACCGAGCTGAGGATCGCGTCGGCGCGGACGCATCTGGAGAACGGCACCGAGACCATCGCGGCCATAGGCCAGCGCTGCGGCTTCTCGGGCTCCGAGCACTTCTCCCGGAGCTTCCGCCGGGTCATGGGCTGCACACCGTCGCAGTACCGCGCGATGCGGTCCGAGTCGCCCGCGGCCAGGCGCTCTCCGGCATAG
- a CDS encoding winged helix-turn-helix transcriptional regulator: protein MTKESRTEWDPYAGGCPSRDVLHRIGDKWTVLVLGELAESGAKRYIALRRKLEGVSEKMLTRTFRALQRDGLVRRTIHPEIPPRVEYEITELGATLREPLVALKNWSISHMSDVMEARAAYDSRGATGSGRSAG, encoded by the coding sequence ATGACGAAGGAATCGCGCACCGAGTGGGACCCGTACGCCGGCGGCTGTCCGTCCCGCGACGTCCTGCACCGCATCGGCGACAAGTGGACCGTGCTCGTCCTCGGGGAGCTGGCGGAATCCGGAGCCAAGCGCTACATCGCTCTGCGCAGGAAGCTGGAAGGCGTGAGCGAGAAGATGCTCACGCGGACATTCCGCGCGCTGCAGCGGGACGGTCTGGTCCGCCGGACCATCCACCCGGAGATCCCACCCCGCGTCGAGTACGAGATCACCGAACTGGGCGCCACTCTGCGCGAGCCGCTGGTGGCGTTGAAGAACTGGTCGATCAGTCATATGAGTGACGTCATGGAGGCGCGGGCGGCCTACGACAGCCGCGGCGCTACGGGGTCCGGCCGGTCCGCGGGCTGA
- a CDS encoding response regulator transcription factor produces the protein MAGRAGRVLVADDDVSTRRSLERGLRLGGFEVTLAGDGRSAMESMNRLRPDIVVLDVCMPDLSGIDVCRTLRENGDDVPVLMLSGLDEVADRIAGLQAGGDDYLVKPFALQELTLRLHALLRRRPPTATDRVQVGGLVVEPSTRQAWLDGQLLHLTPREFHLLEMLARNAGLVLTRGQLLEHVWGYDARVRTDAVDTFVSYLRRKTETDGRPRILHTVRGVGFVLRVDNGPA, from the coding sequence ATGGCCGGCAGGGCCGGACGAGTTCTCGTGGCCGACGACGACGTGAGCACGCGGCGTTCGCTGGAACGCGGACTCCGGCTGGGGGGCTTCGAGGTGACGCTGGCCGGTGACGGCCGCTCCGCGATGGAGTCGATGAACAGACTCCGTCCGGACATCGTTGTCCTCGATGTCTGCATGCCTGACCTGAGCGGCATCGACGTGTGCCGGACACTGCGCGAGAACGGGGACGATGTGCCCGTGCTCATGCTCTCCGGACTGGACGAAGTGGCCGACAGGATCGCCGGGTTGCAGGCCGGCGGCGACGACTACCTGGTCAAGCCCTTCGCGCTCCAGGAACTGACGCTGCGTCTGCACGCCCTCCTGCGCCGCCGCCCTCCCACCGCGACGGACCGGGTCCAGGTCGGCGGCCTGGTCGTGGAACCGTCCACCCGCCAGGCATGGCTGGACGGACAGCTTCTGCACCTGACGCCCCGCGAGTTCCACCTTCTGGAGATGCTGGCCCGGAACGCGGGCCTGGTCCTGACCCGCGGCCAGCTGCTCGAACACGTCTGGGGCTACGACGCCCGCGTCCGTACGGACGCCGTGGACACGTTCGTCAGCTATCTGAGGCGCAAGACGGAGACAGACGGGCGTCCCCGCATCCTGCACACCGTGCGCGGTGTCGGATTCGTTCTGCGCGTGGACAACGGCCCGGCCTGA
- a CDS encoding ROK family transcriptional regulator, translated as MPNATRNTTWARGQYSDQMLRLLRQFGPLTRSELGELSGLSRTTLYEVVSRLVDSGQVIAAVPDSTPRRRGRPAEKLVLNPEAGRVLGIDFGRRTVRVVAVVGDREDLRRDHLERRDLAHHSLGHDAISTACEAHSPTAPWPYRIAIARRLAGTLTGGPLRLDALNGVGVAVTGPATDSPAALDQRAMAVMMGRSFGTRVRFDHAARLAALAETVWGAAQGQRDVLYLELSDPVGGALVSGGVLHRGAHGRSGEFGHITAEPGGAQCPCGGQGCLQTVASTTAMLNAYRPGADLTDLVAALGSGDPAAHAVLRRAGTHVGRVLAGLVNALEPGMVVVGGELVTAGPTLMESVRRELLANVVRCGSRPSLLVRPAELGDHAAALGAASLLRQPGRAPSHSVGKGLGAAVRMSGGLRAN; from the coding sequence GTGCCGAACGCAACACGCAACACCACATGGGCACGGGGACAGTACAGCGACCAGATGCTGCGCCTGCTGCGCCAGTTCGGCCCGCTGACACGGAGCGAGCTGGGGGAGCTGTCCGGACTGTCGCGCACCACGCTGTACGAGGTCGTCAGCAGGCTCGTGGACAGTGGCCAGGTGATCGCCGCGGTGCCGGACAGCACTCCGCGCAGGCGGGGGCGCCCGGCGGAGAAGCTGGTTCTGAACCCGGAGGCCGGCCGAGTGCTCGGGATCGACTTCGGGCGGCGGACGGTTCGCGTGGTGGCGGTGGTGGGGGACCGCGAGGACTTGCGGCGTGACCACTTGGAGCGCCGTGACCTGGCGCACCACTCCCTGGGGCACGACGCCATCAGTACGGCGTGTGAAGCGCATTCCCCCACGGCCCCGTGGCCGTACCGCATCGCCATCGCACGTCGACTCGCCGGCACCCTGACCGGTGGACCACTGCGACTCGACGCCCTGAACGGTGTGGGAGTCGCGGTGACGGGCCCGGCAACCGACTCGCCCGCCGCGCTCGACCAGCGCGCGATGGCGGTGATGATGGGCCGGAGCTTCGGCACCCGGGTGCGGTTCGACCACGCCGCGCGGCTCGCGGCCCTGGCCGAGACGGTCTGGGGCGCGGCCCAGGGACAGCGAGACGTGCTCTACCTGGAACTCTCGGACCCTGTCGGTGGGGCGCTGGTGAGCGGTGGCGTGCTGCACCGTGGCGCGCACGGCCGGTCCGGGGAGTTCGGGCACATCACCGCAGAGCCCGGAGGCGCGCAGTGCCCCTGCGGTGGCCAGGGGTGTCTGCAGACCGTCGCGTCGACCACGGCCATGCTGAACGCGTACCGACCCGGGGCGGACTTAACGGACCTGGTGGCCGCGTTGGGTTCCGGAGATCCGGCCGCCCACGCGGTGCTACGGCGGGCAGGCACCCATGTGGGAAGGGTGCTGGCCGGTCTGGTCAACGCGCTCGAACCTGGCATGGTCGTCGTGGGCGGTGAACTCGTCACCGCCGGTCCGACCCTGATGGAGTCGGTGCGGCGCGAATTGCTGGCAAACGTCGTGCGGTGCGGCTCGCGGCCGTCGTTGCTCGTCCGGCCCGCGGAGTTGGGCGACCACGCCGCCGCCCTCGGGGCCGCGTCACTCCTGCGGCAGCCCGGCAGGGCTCCTTCGCATTCCGTCGGAAAGGGCCTTGGTGCGGCGGTCAGGATGTCGGGCGGCCTGCGCGCGAATTAA
- a CDS encoding CAP domain-containing protein, with protein MRIPRYLAMVLTVTAATTALSATSAASASATPSAESLRAGVLKLTNAERVKAGCPKLKKNPALAKAAQRHSADMARHNFVGHDGSNGSTMVTRARAAGYTGFSALAENVAAGDKSAAAVVKGWMRSPGHRANILNCSLKHLGVGYVKKPGTAHGTYWTQDFGAKF; from the coding sequence ATGCGCATACCCAGGTACCTCGCCATGGTATTGACGGTCACCGCGGCCACCACCGCGTTGTCGGCCACCTCCGCCGCCTCGGCATCGGCGACACCGTCCGCCGAATCATTGCGAGCCGGCGTGCTCAAGCTGACGAACGCCGAACGGGTCAAGGCCGGTTGCCCCAAGCTGAAGAAGAACCCCGCGCTCGCCAAGGCCGCCCAGCGGCACTCCGCAGACATGGCCAGGCACAACTTCGTCGGCCATGACGGCTCCAACGGCAGCACGATGGTGACCAGGGCCAGGGCGGCGGGCTACACGGGCTTCAGTGCGCTGGCGGAGAACGTCGCCGCGGGTGACAAGAGCGCCGCTGCGGTCGTCAAGGGCTGGATGAGGTCCCCGGGGCATCGGGCCAACATTCTCAACTGCTCGCTCAAGCACCTGGGCGTCGGCTACGTGAAGAAGCCCGGTACCGCGCACGGGACCTACTGGACGCAGGACTTCGGCGCCAAGTTCTGA
- a CDS encoding glycoside hydrolase family protein: MVLLAVLTMLTSTGSSQADASASAVAVKKKGISAWKFNGVTGAMADAKVGWFYTWASDKQKIKPPPGVEFVPMIWGRDFVTDAHLKRARAQGKNLLGFNEPDRADQAKMSVQEALDLWPRLQSTGMRLGAPAVATGGDLAGGWLDRFMKGAAARGYRVDFIPLHWYGSDFNAQASTGHLKNYLRAVHQRYKKPIWLTEYALIDFSTGTPKYPTKARQAAFVKKSTAMLEKLPYVKRYAWFTLSTQRGHGTGLYNGANANRVGAAYRAAR, from the coding sequence GTGGTGCTGCTGGCCGTCCTGACCATGCTCACCTCCACCGGGAGCAGTCAGGCCGACGCGAGCGCATCCGCCGTCGCGGTGAAGAAGAAGGGCATCAGCGCCTGGAAATTCAACGGGGTGACCGGGGCGATGGCCGACGCGAAGGTCGGCTGGTTCTACACCTGGGCCTCGGACAAGCAGAAGATCAAGCCCCCGCCGGGCGTCGAGTTCGTGCCCATGATCTGGGGCCGCGACTTCGTGACCGACGCTCATCTCAAACGGGCCAGGGCACAGGGCAAGAACCTCCTCGGATTCAATGAACCCGACCGGGCGGACCAGGCGAAGATGTCCGTGCAGGAGGCGCTCGATCTGTGGCCCCGGCTGCAGTCGACCGGAATGCGCCTCGGAGCACCCGCGGTGGCCACCGGCGGTGACCTGGCCGGCGGCTGGCTCGACCGCTTCATGAAAGGCGCCGCGGCCCGCGGATACCGTGTCGACTTCATTCCCCTGCACTGGTACGGCTCGGACTTCAACGCCCAAGCCTCGACCGGCCACTTGAAGAACTACCTCCGTGCCGTGCACCAGCGCTACAAGAAGCCCATCTGGCTGACCGAATACGCGCTGATCGACTTCTCCACCGGTACGCCGAAGTATCCAACCAAGGCGCGGCAGGCCGCCTTCGTGAAGAAATCGACCGCCATGCTGGAAAAACTACCGTACGTCAAGCGGTACGCGTGGTTCACGCTTTCCACGCAGCGCGGCCATGGCACCGGCCTCTACAACGGTGCGAATGCTAACCGCGTGGGTGCCGCCTACCGCGCTGCGCGGTAA
- a CDS encoding IS630 family transposase, which yields MTSTAGASVPRRGPKLQPLLLSDDERAVLERWTRRATSAQALALRARIVLACAGPEVPPIVAVARELRVAADTVRKWRRRFLTQRLDGLVDEPRPGRPPTISVDQVEAVVVTTLEQLPKNATHWSRKSMAQHSGLSKSTVGRIWRQFQLKPHLADTFKLSTDPLFVEKVYDVVGLYFNPPEGAVVLSVDEKSQIQALDRSQPVLPIMPGMPERRTHDYVRNGLTTLFAAFDVATGEVITALHRRHRAAEFKKFLIRIDKEVPAQLQVHLIVDNYGTHKTPAIKAWLARHPRFELHFTPTGSSWINQVERWFGYLAHQMIRRGAHKNIQALEADIRAWVKDWNEDPKPFIWTKTAEEILDSLARLCRRISGAGH from the coding sequence GTGACTTCTACTGCTGGTGCGTCAGTTCCTCGTCGGGGCCCGAAGCTGCAGCCGTTGCTGCTGTCTGATGACGAGCGGGCGGTGTTGGAGCGGTGGACGCGTCGGGCAACATCGGCCCAGGCCCTGGCCCTGCGAGCGCGGATCGTGCTGGCGTGCGCGGGGCCGGAAGTACCGCCGATTGTCGCGGTCGCCCGCGAGTTGCGGGTGGCCGCGGACACGGTCCGCAAGTGGCGGCGGCGCTTCCTCACCCAGCGGCTGGACGGACTGGTCGACGAGCCCCGACCGGGCCGGCCGCCCACCATCAGCGTCGATCAGGTGGAAGCCGTCGTGGTCACCACGCTGGAACAACTGCCCAAGAACGCCACCCACTGGTCGCGGAAATCGATGGCGCAACACAGCGGCCTGTCGAAGTCCACGGTCGGCCGGATCTGGCGGCAGTTCCAGCTCAAGCCGCATCTGGCGGACACCTTCAAGTTGTCGACCGACCCGTTGTTCGTGGAGAAGGTCTACGACGTCGTGGGCCTGTACTTCAACCCGCCCGAGGGGGCGGTGGTGCTCTCGGTGGACGAGAAGTCGCAGATCCAGGCCCTGGACCGGTCCCAGCCGGTGCTGCCGATAATGCCGGGCATGCCCGAGCGGCGCACCCATGACTACGTGCGCAACGGGCTGACCACCCTCTTCGCTGCCTTCGACGTCGCCACCGGTGAAGTCATCACCGCCCTGCACCGTCGGCACCGGGCTGCGGAGTTCAAGAAGTTCCTGATCCGGATCGACAAGGAGGTGCCCGCACAGCTGCAGGTCCACCTGATCGTGGACAACTACGGCACCCACAAGACTCCAGCGATCAAGGCCTGGCTGGCGAGACACCCGCGCTTCGAGCTGCACTTCACCCCGACCGGCTCCTCCTGGATCAACCAGGTCGAGCGGTGGTTCGGCTACCTCGCGCACCAGATGATCCGCCGCGGCGCACACAAGAACATCCAAGCCCTCGAGGCCGACATCCGCGCCTGGGTCAAGGACTGGAACGAAGACCCTAAACCGTTCATCTGGACCAAGACCGCCGAAGAGATCCTCGACTCCCTCGCCCGCCTCTGCCGACGGATCTCTGGCGCAGGACACTAG
- a CDS encoding LuxR C-terminal-related transcriptional regulator — MLALVATGLTNDEIAEHLFITPFTVKTGIASIGPS, encoded by the coding sequence GTGTTGGCCCTGGTCGCCACCGGGCTGACCAACGACGAGATCGCCGAGCACCTCTTCATCACCCCCTTCACGGTCAAGACCGGCATCGCCTCCATCGGTCCCTCATAA
- a CDS encoding response regulator transcription factor translates to MVATQPDNSTLARLLGISPLTVKSHVNRILRKLGASSRAHLVTTAYESGLVSPGPPIDRTCAY, encoded by the coding sequence CTGGTCGCGACCCAGCCCGACAACAGCACGCTGGCACGCCTGCTGGGCATCAGCCCTCTCACGGTCAAGTCCCACGTGAACCGGATCCTGCGGAAGCTCGGCGCTTCCTCCCGCGCCCACCTCGTCACCACCGCCTACGAGAGCGGACTCGTCAGCCCCGGGCCGCCGATCGACCGCACGTGCGCGTACTGA
- a CDS encoding TetR family transcriptional regulator: MAHGPAAERRPQLIKAAITFMTREEVAAGSTRAIAAELGVAQATVRYTFGTKEGLYRAVMEQLTQDLIAQVEAAEPTGQQLAQPAETIARFFLAGFDGLTMQRLSHPDEKAEHTCLQTFVSAVVAMAGGRLELVSVAAS; encoded by the coding sequence ATGGCTCACGGTCCCGCGGCCGAGCGCCGTCCTCAGCTGATCAAAGCGGCGATCACCTTCATGACGAGGGAAGAAGTCGCGGCCGGAAGCACTCGTGCCATCGCCGCTGAGCTGGGGGTGGCTCAGGCCACGGTGCGCTACACCTTCGGCACGAAGGAAGGGCTGTACCGCGCTGTCATGGAGCAGCTCACGCAGGACCTGATCGCCCAGGTCGAGGCGGCCGAGCCCACCGGACAGCAGCTGGCCCAGCCCGCGGAAACGATCGCCCGGTTCTTCCTCGCCGGGTTCGACGGGCTCACGATGCAGCGCCTCTCTCATCCCGATGAGAAGGCCGAGCACACCTGCCTCCAGACCTTCGTGTCCGCCGTGGTGGCCATGGCCGGCGGTCGGCTGGAGCTGGTGTCCGTAGCGGCGAGCTGA
- a CDS encoding flavin-containing monooxygenase — protein MKENQLDTCVIGAGPAGLAVARALAERNLPYTHLERHTGPGGIWDIENPGSPMYESAHFISSRTLSGFGGFPMPGHFADYPPHRQILSYLRSFADAYGLTDRIEFGVEVADVEKNADGTWTVTRADGRASVHGQVIVCTGSQWHPNTPELPGEFSGEVRHTVGYRSAEELRGKRVLVVGAGNSGCDIACDAARTADHAVISMRRGYWFIPKHLFGRPVDTIANSGPHLPMWLAQRVFGALLRVINGDPTRLGLPKPDHKLFETHPAINSMLIHHLQHGDITAKPGIARTEGRTVHFTDGTSDDFDLILLATGYVHKVPVAQQYFGDEQHPDLYLSSFSREHQGLFGIGFIETNSGAYQLFDTQAQLIAGYIHDARHRLPNAERFTRRIRVDRPDLTGGLKFVESPRHTGYVDSAAFVKYLGKVAREMGWRTEGQPPPVRSLRRAEAAA, from the coding sequence GTGAAGGAAAACCAGTTGGACACGTGTGTGATCGGGGCGGGACCCGCCGGACTGGCGGTCGCGCGGGCTCTGGCGGAGCGGAATCTGCCGTACACACATCTTGAGCGGCACACCGGGCCCGGCGGAATCTGGGACATCGAGAATCCCGGGAGCCCGATGTACGAGTCGGCCCATTTCATCTCCAGCAGGACCCTGTCGGGATTCGGCGGCTTCCCGATGCCTGGCCACTTCGCGGACTATCCGCCGCATCGGCAGATCCTGTCGTACCTGCGGTCCTTCGCCGATGCCTACGGGCTGACGGACCGGATCGAGTTCGGCGTCGAGGTCGCCGATGTCGAGAAGAACGCGGACGGCACCTGGACGGTCACCCGGGCCGACGGGCGGGCAAGCGTGCACGGACAGGTCATCGTGTGCACGGGCTCGCAGTGGCACCCCAACACCCCCGAACTCCCCGGGGAGTTCAGCGGAGAGGTCCGGCACACCGTCGGTTACCGCAGCGCGGAGGAGCTGCGCGGAAAGCGGGTTCTGGTCGTGGGGGCGGGGAACTCCGGGTGCGACATCGCGTGCGACGCGGCCCGGACGGCGGACCACGCGGTGATCAGCATGCGGCGCGGGTACTGGTTCATCCCCAAGCACCTGTTCGGCCGGCCGGTGGACACTATCGCCAACAGCGGGCCGCATCTGCCGATGTGGCTGGCCCAGCGGGTCTTCGGCGCTCTCCTGCGGGTCATCAACGGCGATCCGACGCGCCTGGGGCTGCCGAAGCCGGACCACAAGCTGTTCGAGACCCACCCGGCCATCAACTCGATGCTGATCCACCACCTCCAGCACGGCGACATCACCGCCAAGCCCGGGATCGCCCGCACCGAGGGCAGGACCGTGCACTTCACCGACGGCACGAGCGACGACTTCGATCTCATCCTGCTGGCCACGGGCTACGTCCACAAAGTGCCGGTAGCGCAGCAGTACTTCGGCGACGAGCAGCATCCCGACCTCTACCTGTCATCGTTCTCGCGCGAGCACCAGGGCCTGTTCGGCATCGGCTTCATCGAGACCAACTCCGGCGCGTACCAGCTCTTCGACACCCAGGCGCAGTTGATCGCCGGGTACATCCACGACGCGCGGCACCGGCTGCCGAACGCCGAGCGGTTCACCCGGAGGATCCGTGTCGACCGCCCGGACCTGACCGGCGGGCTGAAGTTCGTCGAGTCGCCCCGCCACACCGGTTACGTCGACAGCGCGGCCTTCGTGAAGTACCTGGGCAAGGTCGCGAGGGAGATGGGCTGGCGCACCGAGGGTCAGCCGCCGCCGGTACGGTCCCTGCGACGCGCGGAGGCCGCGGCATGA
- a CDS encoding SDR family NAD(P)-dependent oxidoreductase, translated as MSRFDFTDKVMLVTGGAGGIGSALCHRFASGGARCVVVDIDQARAGKVAADLPGAGHTGIGCDLMDRAQVERLFELVADAYGRLDVLVNNVGMTSAERFDVRSVESIEREITLNLTSPLIATRIAIPLLLASRDARVVTTVSLGGIFPLGETPIYTASKFGLRGAMLAIGLDLRSKGIQAGSVLPSATDTRMLRQEAVDGGNSMQFQDRPQRPADVVAAVVSLLDKPRLEAYPRTGESRLVRFAMLAPNLLPMIFPLFRKRGDRGMARYLEELRRRGLARQTDGHWELVEEA; from the coding sequence ATGAGCAGGTTCGACTTCACCGACAAGGTCATGCTGGTGACCGGCGGCGCGGGCGGTATCGGTAGTGCGCTGTGCCACCGCTTCGCCTCCGGCGGCGCCCGCTGCGTCGTCGTCGACATCGATCAGGCCCGGGCCGGGAAGGTCGCCGCCGACCTGCCCGGTGCCGGGCACACGGGCATCGGCTGCGATCTGATGGACCGCGCCCAGGTCGAGCGCCTCTTCGAGCTGGTCGCCGATGCCTACGGCCGCCTCGACGTCCTCGTCAACAACGTCGGTATGACCAGCGCGGAACGCTTCGACGTGCGGAGCGTCGAGAGCATAGAGCGGGAGATCACTCTCAATCTGACGTCCCCGCTGATTGCCACCAGGATCGCCATTCCCCTGCTTCTGGCTTCCCGGGACGCTCGGGTGGTCACCACCGTCTCCCTCGGCGGGATCTTCCCCCTGGGGGAGACCCCGATCTACACGGCTTCCAAGTTCGGGCTGCGCGGCGCGATGCTCGCGATCGGCCTCGATCTGCGGAGCAAGGGAATCCAGGCCGGCTCGGTGCTGCCGTCGGCGACCGACACCCGGATGCTGCGTCAGGAGGCCGTGGACGGCGGCAACTCCATGCAGTTCCAGGACCGGCCTCAACGGCCCGCCGACGTCGTTGCGGCCGTGGTGAGCCTGCTGGACAAGCCCCGCCTGGAGGCCTATCCCCGGACCGGTGAATCGCGTCTGGTGCGGTTCGCGATGCTCGCACCGAACCTGCTGCCCATGATCTTCCCGCTGTTCCGCAAGCGCGGGGATCGCGGCATGGCCCGCTATCTGGAAGAACTTCGCCGACGCGGACTGGCCCGCCAGACCGACGGCCACTGGGAGCTGGTGGAGGAAGCATGA